The [Clostridium] celerecrescens 18A genomic sequence AAATAGGCTGCTGCCTTCATGCAGGTTCCGTCGGCTCCCTTGTTGTTCCACTCATCCTTTGCCATATAAGCTCCAAGGCCTACTGCAGTTGCATTGGCATCTAATCCTGCGCTTTCCAAAGCACGGACAGCACCGATCGTACCTTCCTCATTGGCTCCTGTCACCAGCCACTTCTTGATTTCCGGATGGGCAGTGATGACTGATGTAGCAGCTACATTTCCCTTATCTGTAGTCCCGTCATGATCAGCTTTGAAAATCCTCTCTTCCGGAAAATCAGGGCAAACTTCCGTAAACTTGTCGAGTTCTCCTTCTGCCCTGGGAACGCAGGAGGAAACCGTATCCATGGTCAGAATCATCAACCCACATTCCGGATCTCCTGCCAGATTATTTTTATTTGCATAATCCGCCAGCCACTGGCCATTGGCCTGTCCGATCACATAAGCATTAATGCCCACCCATGGAGCGATCTTTTCTCCAGAATCCGTCTGGAGCGCATCATCGGCCGATACAATTGGGATGCCAGCTTCCTTGCATTTATCAACTACGGCCTGAGACATGGTCTGGTCTGGGATACAGGTAACGATTCCCTTTGCCTTATTTGCGATGGCATTGTCAATGGCCTTTAAGTATTCTTCCGGATTCATTTTTGCATCCACATAGATAAATTCATCGCCCTTTTCTTCCACTGCCTTCTGGGCCGCTGCCCCTTCGTCAATGAACCATGTCTGATCCCCGGCTTTGTAGATTCCATAAACGACACCCTTTGCCCCTGCTTCCGTCTGGGTCCCGCCTGTTGTTGTCTCTGCCGTACCTGCTGTCGTGGTCTCCGCCGGCTTTTCATCGTCAAATCCACTGCAGGCTGTTAACCCCATTGCCATTGCTGCTGCCAAAATAATCGCTGCTGTTTTTTTCATGATTTAAACCCTCCTGTTTTAATTTTTGCTCTATCTTCAGAAAACCTGACGGTTTCCCTTGGAACGTTATAAATTCTTCATGGATGCTGCCAGTAAATCCCGCTCTCTTTTCTGCTTTCTTAAATAGTCTGTTGCCAGGGCGAATAAGAGAAGCCCTCCCTTTGCCACAAACTGCCAGAAGCTGGGGACATTTACCATAGTTAGACCTGTATTAAAGGACTGGATCAGTATGATACCAAGGATGGTTCCTCCCATATTTCCAACTCCGCCGATGAACGATACTCCGCCCAGGATAACCGCCGTAATTGCGTCAAATTCCAGGTTCACATTAGCCGCCGGCTGGCCGGAATTCATACGGGCCGCGAAGATGACTCCGCCGATGGAGCAGAGGATTCCCATCATTACATAGCAGGTGGTAATGATCCGTTTGGGGTTTAATCCTGCTAGTCTGGCAGCTTCCATGCTGCCGCCGATGGCATATACGCTTCTTCCGAATTTCGTTTTGGAAAGAATGATGCCAAAGATAATGATACAGACTACCATGATCCATACGGAAAGGGGAATGTTTAAGATCCTTGCTTTTCCCAGGATTAGAAAGGTCCTGTTGCTGATGGAAACCGGCTTTCCGCCGCATATGATATAGGCAAAGCCTCTGATAATGGACTGGGTCACCAGGGTTGCAATAAAGGCCTCCAGATGAATCCGGTTCACCATAAAGGAATTGAAAAATCCGATGAGGATCCCGCAGCCAATGGTAAGAATCAGCGCAACCCCGAAAGGAACTCCCTTGCCTACTAAAAGAGCCGCCATAACACCGGAAAACGCAGCCACAGAGCCGGGGGACAAGTCATTCTGCCCTGCAATGATTAAATATGTATGGCCCACAGCCACCAGCCCTACAAGGGAAGCTGCCACCAGAATATTAATTAAGTTCGTAACCGAAAGAAAGTTCTTATTCAGAGAGGTAAAAAGCCCAAATACCACCACGATTGCCGCAAGCAGTACGATCTTGTCACCATTTATTTTGATTCTGCTTTTCTTATTTGTTCCCATTATTCCTGTACCTCCCCAATCATACCCAGACTCAGAAGCTTGCTTTCGGTCGCTTCCTCCGCCGCTATTTCTCCTGTGATTCTCAGTGATTTCATGACAATGATCCGGTCCGACAGACCGATCACCTCAGGAAGCTCGGAGGATATCAGAATGATCCCCAGCCCTTCCTTGGCAAACTTACAGATCATATGATAGAATTCTGATTTGGCGCCTACGTCAATTCCCTTGGTTGGCTCATCCAGGATGAGCACCTTTGGATTCGTGCTGATCCAGCGGGCCACAATACATTTCTGTTGGTTTCCGCCGGAAAGCTCCACGATCTTTTTGTCAGGAGACGGAGTCTTGATCTTAAAATCCTGGATTCCCTTTTGTGCCAGCTCCTCTTCCTTCTCCCCGTTTACAAACCCAAGCCTGTTGGAATTGGTATCCAGCATGGCGATGTTCATATTATCGCTGACGCTTAAATTCGAAAGGATCCCCTGAAGCTTCCGGTCCTCCGGAACGAGAACAATCCCATGCTCCATTGCTTCGTGAGGAGAGCGGTTGCGTATTTTCTTCCCTTCCAGATAAATCTCACCGCCTTTTACCTCGTCAGCTCCAATGATGGCTCTCATAAGCTCCGTCCTTCCAGCCCCTACAAGGCCGGAAAAGCCTAACACCTCTCCTTTTCGCAGTACAAAGGAATTCTCTTTCACATAGTCCGAGGATAAGTTTTTCACCTCCAGAAGTACATCTCCAATCACTTTATTCCTGTCTAAGCTTCTATAAATATCTCCCAGGTCACGGCCCACCATCATGAGGATCAACTCCGCTTCCGGCACCGTTCCAGTCTCCACCGTGGCCACGTAGCGTCCGTCTTTAAAAATCGCCACCTTATCCGTAATCCTCCGAAGCTCGTCCATGCGGTGGGATACATAGATGATGATCTTCCCCTCTTCCTTTAACTTCCCGATGATCCTGAATAGAGATTCGATCTCCGAATCCGACAGGGAGGCCGTAGGCTCGTCAAAGCAGATCACCTTTAGATTTTCTCTGGAATAGGCCTTCATAATCTCCACCATCTGCTGATAGGCAATACTTAAATCCTTTACCTTAGTGGCTGGACTGATGGGAAGGCCAAAATCCTCTATGATTTTTGCAGTCATCTCATTCGCCCTGCGGATGTCGATGAATCCCAGCCTGCTCACAGGCATTCTCCCCAGATAAATATTCTCCGCCACGGATAATTCCAATAGGATCTGCCGCTCCTGGTATATGACGGAAATCCCTTCCTCAATGGCCTCATGAGGTGACTGAAAATGCTTTTGGGCTCCATCCAGTAGATATTTTCCTGCGGTAGGCTGGTAATCTCCATTGAGTACCTTTAACAAGGTGGACTTACCAGCCCCGTTTTCCCCTAAAAATGCCAGAACCTCCCCGGAATACGCCTGAAAGGATACCTGGTCCAACGCCTTTACTCCGGGAAAATATTTGGATATATTCTGGAATTCCAATACGCTCCCCATGTCTTACCTCCTCTTTTTTATTCCAGCTTTATGTTTTAATAAGTTCATTATATCATCGAACCAAAATTCATCATTATGTAGGTTTGCTCTATCATTGCGAAAAATTGCTCTCATTTATTACTGACCCTCCTTTCAATCTGACGAAACGGCTTACCTGCGTTCAAAATTTTGCCATCAATCCTCTTTTTTACCACAAATTGCACCGAGGCTCTCTTACCGTATCTGTTCTTACAGCCTGTTAATTATCCGGATCCCATTGCTTTCTCTTGCTCTGTCATTTTGAAAAATTGCTCTCCTGTTTTTTTGCCCTTTCCCTTTCATGGACAAATCTTTATACTGGTTCTATTGGAGGACATGCGTATGAAAATCAAAACCAGAGAATTATGGAATCAGGCGGGAACCGCTTATACGGTTTATGATATGAGCACCAGCCTGGGCATGACGGTTTCCATAACAGCGCTTGGTGCGGCCATTCAACGGATTTCCATAAGAGATGAAAGCGGCAGGGATCAGCCAGTCACCCTGGGCTTTGAGAATATGGAACCATATGAAAGCTGTATCTGCTATGCAGGAGCCACCCTTGGGCCTAATGCCGGAAGAATTGGAGAAGCCTTACTTCCTGTTGGACCACAGATATGCCGGCTTTCAAAAAATGACGGGAAAAACCAGCTCCACGGAGGGTTAAATAACTTATCAGCCAGACTCTGGCAGGTAACTTCTGTGGACTCAGGCCTGGAATCGGCCTCCATCCTATTGACTGCAGTCCAGCCTGACGGCCTGGATGGGTATCCGGGCAACAGGATCTATCACGTCAGATATACCCTGGAAGACACTAACTGGCTTACCATAGAATATACCGCAGTGACGGACGCTCCTACCTATATCAACATGTCCAACCACACCTACTGGAATCTTTCCGGTGATTTTTCTGTCTCCGGATTAGAACAGGAGATCCAGATATTTGCAAATAACGTGTGCATAAATAATAAGGACCATCTGCCGGCCGATATCATTCCCGCCGCGGATACCGTTTTTGATTTCCGGTCCTCCAGGCAGATTCTATCCCTAATCCATTCTGTTAAAAGCCCTGTCTGCAAGGAGCAGCTTTCCATTGAAAAGGGATACAATAACGCCTACATCCTTAATAGAAATCAGTCGTTCCGTCCGCTGCGGTCTGCAAAACGGCATGCAGAGATTAATAAGGCCTGCATCCTGCGGGATCGGAGGACCGGACGAACCATGAAAGTAATGACGGATGCACCCTCCCTGGTTTTGTATTCTGGAGGATTTTTGCCCTATGGAATGACTTTGTGCGGCGGTACACCCTCCTCCGCCTCTTGCGCCATTGCACTGGAGGCACAGGATATTCCTGATGTAATGCATCTGCTGCCCGGCAATTACCGGCTCACTACCCCGGAACAGCCGTTTTTCAGGACCATCCGGTACCATATTTCATAGTTAAAAGCTTCATCCCTCTTGCCATACTCTCTTTGTTTATTATAATATAATTATCCATATAATAGTCAAATACCCGAAAGGAGAATGGCATGGAACTTAAGTGTAGTTGCTGCAATAGATTGTGCACTTCAAAAATCCCTCTTTTTGAGCCCCTTTCTATAGAGGAGCAGAAGGAACTGATATCAAGGGCCCGGCATCTGGATTACAAAAGAGGGGAAACGGTTTTTCATGAGTATGATCCGGCAGATAAAATACTGGTCATTCGTTACGGAAAGGTTAAGATCAGCCGCTATTCCCTGGAAGGAAAAGAATACGTTCTTGATATACTGGCAGAAGGCGATATCTATGGAGAGCAGAACATATTCGGCGGAAAAACCCTTGAAGCAAATGCCATTGCCCTGGGAGAATGCGGAGTATGTCTTATCTCCTTGACGGATATTCAGGAACTTATATTAAAAAAACCTGAAATCGGAGTCAAACTATTGAACGTGGTAGGAAAGAAGCTGTCAATCGCAAATGAGCTGGTGCAGCTATTATCTGTCAACGATGCCAAGGCCCGTATCGCTGGTTTTCTTTTATTCAGAAGCAGCCGGATCAAGGGGGAAACCATCGAATTGACCAGAGACGATATATCCGCTTATATTAATGTCAGAAGAGAAACCATAAGCAGAAAGCTCGGAGAACTCCGCAAAGAGGGCGCCATTGAGTTAGAAGGAAATCGTAAGATCCACGTCAGAAACAAAGATATTTTAAGAGATGTTTTTGAAAATGAAACATAAAAAATAAAAATTATAAAAATAATGATCTAAATCACATTTTTTATTCTCTTTTCCGGATATACTGGCCTTACAAACAAAAACAAATGTTTCTGATAAAACATAGAATTCAGAAAAGAGGAGAAGAACCATGATTACAGGTAAAATGAAAGTAACCGATGTGGTTAAGGCCTATCCGGAAGCAGTTGAGATCTTTAATGATTTTCATATTGATTATTGCTGCGGCGGAAAGGATGTCTTGGAAGAGGCCATACAGAAGCTGGGAATCGAATCAAAGAGCTTTATCGATCTGCTGAATAAAAAAATTGTGAATCAGCCTCAAAAGTCAAATAAGGGACAGGTGCTGGCTGTGGAACGGCTGACGGAAATGGAAGTTCCCGACCTTATTGATTATATTATTGAAACCCATCATTCGAAAGAAAGAATCCTGCTGGCGGAAATCGATGAGCTGATCAACAAGGTCTTACTGGCTCATTACGAACACCATCAAGCACAGCTTGTTCCCTTACACGGGCTATTTTCAGACTTGAGAAAGGAGCTCCAGGAACATTTCGCAAAGGAAGAAAAGCTTATTTTCCCCTATATGAAAAAAAGCTATGCAGGTGATAGGAACGCCGGATATGTGAAGGATTTAGAGGATGAACATGAAGCAGCCGGAACCCTGATAAAAGAAATCACTGCCTGCACCAATGATTTTACCGCGCCGGAAGATGGCTGTGCTTCTTACCGCCTGGCATTTAAAAAGCTTCAGGAGCTGATTAATGATGTGTATATTCACATATTTACTGAAAACTCACTGCTGTTTCCAAAATATGAAGGAGGAAATTGATTATGAAAAAACTTGTGAAAAATAATGTATATTGGGTAGGAATCATGGATTGGGAGCTGGAATCCTTTCATGGAGCGGATTACTCCATTAATCATGGCTCAAGCCAGAACGCCTATTTAATCAGAGAAGAAAAGACAGTACTTATCGACACGGTCTGGAAGCCCCATTCCACGGAATTTATAGATAATCTGGAAAAAGAGATTGATTTAAAGGAAATTGATTTTATTGTTGCCAACCACGGAGAAGTGGATCACAGCGGTTCCCTTCCTGCATTGATGGAGAAGATACCTGGTACACCTATTTACTGTACGGCAAACGGGGTGAAATCACTTACCGGTCAGTATCACCATCCGGAATGGAATTATCAGGTGGTGAAGACCGGGGATTTCATTGACATTGGAAATGGGAAGAAGCTGGTCTTTGTGGAAATGAAAATGCTCCACTGGCCTGACAGCATGGCTACTTACCTGACAGGGGATAATATCCTCTTTTCCAATGACGCTTTTGGCCAGCATTTTGCTGTGGAGGAATTATTTAATGACAAGGCTGACCAGTGCAGGCTTTGGGAGGAGGCTATCAAATATTATGCCAATATTCTGACTCCGTTTTCTCCTCTTGTGAAAAAGAAAATTGAGGAAATACAAGGTTTAAACCTGCCCATCGATATTATTGCTACCAGCCACGGTTCCATCTGGAGGGAGAATCCTTTGCAGATCGTGGAAAAATATTATGAATGGTCACAGAATTATCAGGAGGATCAAATCACCATTGTTTATGATACGATGTGGGATGGGACCAAACAGCTGGCCCACAAGATCAGTGCCGAAATTGCACGGATTTCCCCGGATACCAGGGTGAAGATTTATAATATTTCCAAGGTAAATAAGAACGATATTATGACAGAGGTGTTTAAATCAAAAGCAATTGCACTTGGCTCCCCAACCGTAGGGGGCAGCATCCTTTCTTCTGTGGGCGGATGGCTTGATTTCCTGAAGGAACTTAAGTATAAGGGCAAAAAGGCGGCAGTGTTCGGATGTTATGGCTGGAGCGGAGAGGGAACAAAGGTCCTTCGGGAACGGCTGACTGATGCCGGATTCTCGGTGGTGGATACGGAAGCCAAGTGCCTTTGGAATCCGGAAGAAGAGGACTTTCATAAGGCGGCGGAGGTTGCGAAGGCGCTTTGCCAGTAATGTTTGTTTTAGTGAATATAAAAAGAGGCGGATTCGAAAGAATCCGCCTCTTCACTCTTAATCCAGGATCAGCCTTGCTGCTCCATAAATTCCTGCATCATTTCCCAGCTTCGCCAGGACGATTCCGCTCTTATTTTTAGAAATCGGTGAGTACTTGTCAAAATGTTTATATAGTATATCAATTAAGAAGGATCCGGCTTTTGAAACGCCGCCCCCAATAACAAAGACTTCTGGGTCTGTTACCATGGAAATCTGGGCCAGGGCAAGACCCAGGTAATGGCCCACTACTTCCATAACCTCACAGGCCAGTGCGTCCCCTTCCTTGGCAGCATCCAGCACATCCTTTGCCGTTACGTTGTCTCCATATGTCCTTAAAACGGATGGGGTATCTTTTGCAGCCATTTTTCTCCTGGCTTCTCTTGCTATGCCTGTTGCGCTGGCAATCTGCTCCACGCAGCCTACGCCTCCGCAATTACAGCTTTCTGTTTCATCGTCACGGATATGGACATGACCGATCTCCCCGGCCAGGCCATGCTTTCCGGCAACGATCTTCTGATCGATGATCACGCCGCCGCCTACTCCGGTGCCAAGGGTGACCATAACGATATCATCATAGCCTTTTCCGCCTCCCTGCCACATCTCTCCAAGTGCTGCAACATTGGCATCATTGCCGCTTTTTACTGGGATGCCGTGAAGCATTTCACTCAGTTCTTTTTCTGGATACATATCACGCCAGCCTAAGTTTACGCAGACTTCTACATATCCGCTGGGCATGACTGGGCCTGGGACTCCCATGCCTGCACCTTTTACCTCTTCCAGAGGAATATTTAGCTCTTTAAGGGTTTTAAGTATGGAAGCGGCGGTGTCGCTTAGGATGTGTTTTCCGCCTTCTTCCTGTCTGGTGGGAACTTCCCACTTATGGATGAGCTCTCCTGTTATTTCAAATATTCCGATTTTTACAGATGTACCGCCAACATCTACACCGACACATTTCATTCCCATTTTACATACACTCCTTTTTACTTTCGTAACGTAAGTCCGCAGTGAAGCTGGTAAAACCGCATGTTTTACCAGCTCACGGGCATTCGCCCTATGAAATAGGCCATGAGAAGATTTTCTTATGTGCAGGCACAACGAAAACTTTCTCCTGTCCTATTTCTCACTGCTCATTGTTTAGATGGATTTTGCAGCCTCTGCTACTTTCTCTGCTGTGAATCCGAAATGTTCAAATAAAAGATTTGCAGGACCGCTGGCACCGAAGCCCTTCATGGTCACATACGTTCCATCCAGGCCTACATATTTGCCCCAGCCGAAATCACTTAATGCTTCTACTGCCACTCGCTTGCGGACGGCTTTTGGAAGAACGGATTCCTTATACTCTTCGGTCTGTTCCTCGAACAGATCCATACAAGGCATGGAAACCACACGTACCTTTTTGTCGGCAAGAAGCTTCTTCGCATTGACTGCCAGCTCCACCTCGGAACCGCTTGCAATCAGAATGATCTCAGGTGTGCCTTCACAGTCATCGATTACATAGCCTCCTTTTAAGGCTTCCTTGCTGCTTCCCGGCATAGGTGTTAAGTTCTGTCTTGTAAGAACAAGAGCGGTAGGGGTTTTCTTAGAGGTCAGTGCAGAATACCAGGCTGCTGCTGTCTCTGTCTCATCACAGGGACGGAACACATGGAAATTAGGCATTGCCCTTAACATGGCAAGCTGTTCAATCGGTTCATGGGTTGGTCCATCCTCTCCAACGCCGATGCTGTCATGGGTAAATACAAAGGTCAGCGGAACGCCCATTAACGAGGACAAGCGTGCCATTGGCTTTGTATAATCGCTAAATACGAAAAAGGTTGCTATATAGGTGCGAAGGCCTCCGTGAAGCATCATTCCGTTTCCGATCGCGGTCATGCCAAGCTCTCTTACGCCAAAATGCAGGTTGCGGCCGCCGCCGTTTTCCTTTGAAAAATCACCCATATCGGACATGTTGGTCTTATTGGAAGGAGCAAGGTCTGCAGAACCGCCGATTAAGTTTGGCATATAAGTCTTTAAACGGTTTAAAACCTGTCCGGATAAATTCCTGGTCGCATCTGCCTTTTCAGACCGTTTCCAGAAGTCTCCGCATTTTTCAATGGCCTTTTCTCCTGCATCCGGGTCATGGTATGCATTCCAAAGTTCTTCCATATCAGGATACTCCTGGCAGTATGCTGCAAACATTACATTCCATGCCGCTTCTGTTTCTGCCTTATCCTCTGCGATCTTCTGATAATGGCTGTACACTTCTTCAGGAACATAGAATGGCTCCATGGAAGGCCAGCCTAAGTTTTCCTTCAGAGCTGTCACATTGTCAGCTCCCAGAGGCTCTCCGTGAGCACTGGCTTTTCCCTGCTTAGCAGGACAGCCATAGCCGATCTGGGTCTTGATGGTAATAAAGGAGGGATGTTCCGTATCTGCTTTCGCTTCTTCAAGAGCTCGTCCAATGGCTTCTAGATCGTTTCCATCCTCAACGGTAATGGTCTGGAAATGGAAGGCTTCCATGCGCTTTTTCACATCCTCAGTGAATGCGATGTCCGTGCTCCCTTCAATGGAGATCTGGTTGGAGTCATAAAGAACGATTAATTTTCCCAGGCCAAGGGTACCAGCCAGAGAAAATACCTCAGAGGAAATACCTTCCATCATACATCCATCTCCGCCCAGTACATAGGTGTAATGGTCAACAACCGGATAATTCTCTTTGTTGAATACGGATGACAGATGTTTCTCGGCAATAGCCATACCAACTGCCATACCCATACCTGCACCCAAAGGTCCTGTGGTAGCTTCCACGCCTACGGTATGACCATACTCCGGATGTCCTGGAGTCTTGGAGCCATGCTGGCGGAAATTCATTACATCCTCTTTTGATAAATTCCCATAGCCAAATAAATGGAGCAGGGAATACAAAAGCATGGAACCATGACCTCCGGATAAAATAAAGCGGTCTCTGTTGGCCCAGTCCGGATCTGCCGGATTGTGGTTCATGTGGTTTGCCCATAATTCATACGCTGCTGATGCGCAGCCTAAGGGAAGTCCCGGATGTCCGGAATTGGCTTTTTGGATGGCATCCGCTGATAGGACACGGATTGCATTGACTGACATGGTATCGATGTTGCTCATTGGTATTGTCCTCCTATTTGTAATCTTATTTCTTTCATGTTTTGGGTGCCGGTTACGATCAGAGTATTGGGGAACCTGCCGTTTCGAATCTTAGATATCGGAAAATCAAATGTCCCGGCAAACTTAAGCCTTCCGGACATGTTATAGACTCTGCAAGAATCTTCATTATACAAAATTACATGGTCCCCGTCAATATCCGCATGGGTGTACTGATATTGGAAACCTTTGGAAAATACAAGATTCCCATTGGGCTTGTACACATCCAGCCGGTAGGGATTTTCTCCTTCCGGGTTGTTTACAATAAGCCCAACATATTTTTCCGAATAGAACACACTCCTTATCTCCTCTTCCACAGCTACCTGCCGGATCAGCTCCGGAGAAAGCTCATTCTTAGTGGAATAAAAAGAAACGCTGTTGTCAGCAAAGGCACAGGAGTATGTATCGTCAAGGAACTGGACCTGGGCGACAAGGGAAGAATCATAAGGCTCATCAAAACCGCCCACCAGTCTGTCAGGAACGCTTTTGCCGATTTCCGCAAAATTGTGGAAAGCCACCCTGCCGTTTAACGTTCCGTTTTTCAAATATGCATATGCACCGATCAGCTGGGTGCCATCAGGAGACAGGCTGATATCCACTGGATAACCGGAATCCCCTCCTAAAAGTGCCTTGATCTTTACATCAAGGGCGCTTCCATCCCTCTTAAAGAAATAAATATAATTTGATGTGGAGTCCTCCAGGATCGCGGCCACCACTCCGTAAGAGGACACCGTTGCTTTCACTACAGGAAGCACCGTGGTCGCTATACCAGTATTTCCTGATTTATCAAAGATATAAATGGAATTTCCCTGCTGGTCCGCAATAGCTGCATAATTCCCATTTACACATGCCCTGGGAGATTTCATTTCATAGCTTTGTATCCAGACCTCTTTCCCCTGGGAATCCAGATAGGAGGCACCGTCCTTGCTGTATTTTAACACATTGGAACCAAAGCTAAGATATCCCACATAGCTTCCCTCATTCATATCTTTACTCCAGGATACGCCATATTGGGTATACTGATAATGGGTAAAATATTCATAAACACCTATGGCTCCTGTTATAAGCACCAAAAACAGCACCAGCGCAATTCTGATCCTTCTTTTTTTCACCCTGGCGAGGGCTTTTTTTATGATCTCCTGGCTGTCTGCACCCTCCTGAGGAGAAGATGAAACAATCTGCCGCCGAAGCTGGTTTTTTTTAATCTCTCGATTCATAGAGTTCCTGTCAATCATGCTCTTTTCTCCCAAAAATGCCCATATATACTGGTAGTATACATCATTTCAGGAATAAACGCATTATATTTTTCTATGGAAGAAGTAATTTCTGGCCGGCTACAATCTTATTTTCATCATCCAGCCCGTTAAGCTCACAGATTTCTTTTAATTTATTTACCGTATGGTATTCGGCGATACAGATGCCGTAAAGGGTTTCTCCCTCTTGTACTACATGAACCCGCGGAGTGGCCTTTGCAGACGCCTCTGTTTCCTGAACGGCTGGCTGAGTTGCTGCCTGTGTCGCCGCCTGTGTCGCCGCCGGAGTCTCCTGGGGCATTGTTTCCGCTGCTTTGCTCTCCGCCATGGTCTCCGCCTGGGATTGTTCCGGCATTGTTTCAGACATGGTCTCCTTACTTACTGCAGTGGTAGGATAAACGCCTCCCTCAGCCTCTTCCACGACTACCTTGGATTCGCCGTTACTTCCTTTTTCCGTGCCTTTTTTCCCAATTAAAATCTGTTCCGCCTTTGCCGGGATGGCCGATGCGATCACACTTTCCATACTCCGCATCCGTTCATAGTTGTTAAACATAACAATTCCGCCAGCTAATATGACGATTGACATGGCCATACACATGCCCCGGAGAAGCCCTACCGTCTGATGCCGGTCCGTAACTTCCACCTTATGCTCGTCCATCCGCTTGCGGAATTCTTCGATTACCTTATCATTTGTATCGGTTTCGATACGTTTTACATCCTTTCGCAGCACCATATAGTCCTGCATCATCTGATTACGCTCATAATAAATGCTGTATCCTTTAAGCCTGTAAAATCCGTCCTCCGAAGTTATGTAAACTGTTTCGTCGCCCTCAGCTCCACTGCTTAAATACATCAGCCTGTTGGGTCCCCCAAAATATTGAATATGCTGTTTCCAATAATTGATAGGACTTAGATCATCTCCCGGCCTGCCGCACAAAAACCAGCCCTGTATGGACCGCTTTGGAAAAAGCTGCTCCATATTCCGATAGGCCCTTTTCCAGGACAGCTCTGAAAACACTACCCGGCCTCCGGCCTCCGTCACATCCTCCATTTCCAAAGCTCCGTCAATGAAGATATATGGCGTTCCGTCATTAAATTCCATGCCGCCTAACAGAAGACCAACCCGGAGTTCTTGTCCACCCGCAGGATACAGACGTTTCAAATACGTATTTACATAATCTTCCATATACAATTTTACAATCTGATCCCTTTCCCCGATCTGCCTTATATTCTTCGGCAGCTTCGGGAACGGATTATATAATTCACCCATTGGCTCACCTCGCTATTCTTTTTAATCCAATGAAT encodes the following:
- a CDS encoding LysM peptidoglycan-binding domain-containing protein; translation: MGELYNPFPKLPKNIRQIGERDQIVKLYMEDYVNTYLKRLYPAGGQELRVGLLLGGMEFNDGTPYIFIDGALEMEDVTEAGGRVVFSELSWKRAYRNMEQLFPKRSIQGWFLCGRPGDDLSPINYWKQHIQYFGGPNRLMYLSSGAEGDETVYITSEDGFYRLKGYSIYYERNQMMQDYMVLRKDVKRIETDTNDKVIEEFRKRMDEHKVEVTDRHQTVGLLRGMCMAMSIVILAGGIVMFNNYERMRSMESVIASAIPAKAEQILIGKKGTEKGSNGESKVVVEEAEGGVYPTTAVSKETMSETMPEQSQAETMAESKAAETMPQETPAATQAATQAATQPAVQETEASAKATPRVHVVQEGETLYGICIAEYHTVNKLKEICELNGLDDENKIVAGQKLLLP
- a CDS encoding ROK family glucokinase, giving the protein MGMKCVGVDVGGTSVKIGIFEITGELIHKWEVPTRQEEGGKHILSDTAASILKTLKELNIPLEEVKGAGMGVPGPVMPSGYVEVCVNLGWRDMYPEKELSEMLHGIPVKSGNDANVAALGEMWQGGGKGYDDIVMVTLGTGVGGGVIIDQKIVAGKHGLAGEIGHVHIRDDETESCNCGGVGCVEQIASATGIAREARRKMAAKDTPSVLRTYGDNVTAKDVLDAAKEGDALACEVMEVVGHYLGLALAQISMVTDPEVFVIGGGVSKAGSFLIDILYKHFDKYSPISKNKSGIVLAKLGNDAGIYGAARLILD
- a CDS encoding DUF5711 family protein; its protein translation is MIDRNSMNREIKKNQLRRQIVSSSPQEGADSQEIIKKALARVKKRRIRIALVLFLVLITGAIGVYEYFTHYQYTQYGVSWSKDMNEGSYVGYLSFGSNVLKYSKDGASYLDSQGKEVWIQSYEMKSPRACVNGNYAAIADQQGNSIYIFDKSGNTGIATTVLPVVKATVSSYGVVAAILEDSTSNYIYFFKRDGSALDVKIKALLGGDSGYPVDISLSPDGTQLIGAYAYLKNGTLNGRVAFHNFAEIGKSVPDRLVGGFDEPYDSSLVAQVQFLDDTYSCAFADNSVSFYSTKNELSPELIRQVAVEEEIRSVFYSEKYVGLIVNNPEGENPYRLDVYKPNGNLVFSKGFQYQYTHADIDGDHVILYNEDSCRVYNMSGRLKFAGTFDFPISKIRNGRFPNTLIVTGTQNMKEIRLQIGGQYQ
- a CDS encoding oxygen-binding di-iron domain-containing protein, with the protein product MKKLVKNNVYWVGIMDWELESFHGADYSINHGSSQNAYLIREEKTVLIDTVWKPHSTEFIDNLEKEIDLKEIDFIVANHGEVDHSGSLPALMEKIPGTPIYCTANGVKSLTGQYHHPEWNYQVVKTGDFIDIGNGKKLVFVEMKMLHWPDSMATYLTGDNILFSNDAFGQHFAVEELFNDKADQCRLWEEAIKYYANILTPFSPLVKKKIEEIQGLNLPIDIIATSHGSIWRENPLQIVEKYYEWSQNYQEDQITIVYDTMWDGTKQLAHKISAEIARISPDTRVKIYNISKVNKNDIMTEVFKSKAIALGSPTVGGSILSSVGGWLDFLKELKYKGKKAAVFGCYGWSGEGTKVLRERLTDAGFSVVDTEAKCLWNPEEEDFHKAAEVAKALCQ
- the tkt gene encoding transketolase, with the translated sequence MSNIDTMSVNAIRVLSADAIQKANSGHPGLPLGCASAAYELWANHMNHNPADPDWANRDRFILSGGHGSMLLYSLLHLFGYGNLSKEDVMNFRQHGSKTPGHPEYGHTVGVEATTGPLGAGMGMAVGMAIAEKHLSSVFNKENYPVVDHYTYVLGGDGCMMEGISSEVFSLAGTLGLGKLIVLYDSNQISIEGSTDIAFTEDVKKRMEAFHFQTITVEDGNDLEAIGRALEEAKADTEHPSFITIKTQIGYGCPAKQGKASAHGEPLGADNVTALKENLGWPSMEPFYVPEEVYSHYQKIAEDKAETEAAWNVMFAAYCQEYPDMEELWNAYHDPDAGEKAIEKCGDFWKRSEKADATRNLSGQVLNRLKTYMPNLIGGSADLAPSNKTNMSDMGDFSKENGGGRNLHFGVRELGMTAIGNGMMLHGGLRTYIATFFVFSDYTKPMARLSSLMGVPLTFVFTHDSIGVGEDGPTHEPIEQLAMLRAMPNFHVFRPCDETETAAAWYSALTSKKTPTALVLTRQNLTPMPGSSKEALKGGYVIDDCEGTPEIILIASGSEVELAVNAKKLLADKKVRVVSMPCMDLFEEQTEEYKESVLPKAVRKRVAVEALSDFGWGKYVGLDGTYVTMKGFGASGPANLLFEHFGFTAEKVAEAAKSI